The segment ACCACCTGTTAGGAGCAAACACGAGGAGCAGTTTAACCAAACGTTTAGCACCTTCTATGtcgataaaaatgttttttttcttgtcggATGTGTATCCTCCTTGTATAGTGTATTTATGTATGACTTCTTCACGAACAGGTGTGTGCAAATatgttccaattttttttttttatgtttcattTCACTAGGAAGACGGTGAATATATTGGCCTGCATAGTGCATgctttgtttattttccttcaagTATGCGTTTTGGCCATTAAATCCAGCGCCAACTtggaggaaaataaacaGAGCGTGCACTAGGGGGGTTCACATTTTGCAACGTTTGTgtgattttttcccttgggggaagttcgaaaaaaaggttaGCAAAAAGGTTGGCAAAAAAGGCTAGCAAAAAGGGTTGGCAAAAAAGGCTAGCAAAAAGGGTTGGCAAAAAAGGCTAGCAAAAAGGGTTGGCAAAAAAGGTTAGCAAAAAAGGTTAGCAAAAAAGTGCCTATAAAATGTCCACAAAATGGTCGGCAAACGGGTAACAAAGCTGCCACGTGACTCGCGAAGTGGCGTGCACATCAACCTCGGTGGACGCCCGCTCCGTCGGCTCCCAACTCCTCCGACCGCAGCACATCCAGCGCAGCCTCCTCGACGTTGTACTTGTGCGCATTCTCCAGCAAATACTGCGCAATGTGAAGACATGGATTTTTCGGTTTGGTGCGACAAATGTGTATCAATGCGTCtgttaaaatgggaaggatatttttaatcaaaTAAAACCTCAAGGGGATAGACTGGTTATGAAAATACTGCTGTTGATGTTCAAGTAAAAGTTCTTGTCTCTTTTTCTCTGCTTTTATTaactcctcatttttgttgatCTCTTCCCCGATGAgttcattttccttctttagcaatttttccttttcaaggGACAgctccttttcctctttctgaAGTTTTTCTTTCAATATCTCCTCAACAGAtggaagaaaattatcaaatttgATGTTTTTCTCAATGTAGATGTATATGTTTGTGAGTACATCATCTAATGAGGAGTCTTTGTTTATGTGGACATTAAATACATCTATGTCTTTTTCGAGGAAGTAATCTTCGATTGACTTTTTTTGATCAAATTCGAAGTAATCATTTCTGCAGTTTtctttaacatattttttgtgtcttCTTTCGAATCCACTTTCATCGTTGTGtccttttattatttcttcttctggtAGATTCATCATTCTGCTTCTGCACAGCTCTTCGGGGGACTTCAAAACGATGACAAACTCGGGGAAGAGGGAGGAGTTTTTATCTGCTTCGTCAGGGCTTTGATTTGAGTTCCCATTTGGGGTAGCCCCCGTTGAGGTGGGTTTTTTCTTGGACGAGCTGTTTCCTCCTTGGGGGGTTGTCTCATGGTTGGGGTCGTTTCCGGGTTTCGCTGGCAGTTCGCCGTCTGCTTCGTTTGAGTCGTCTGCGTCATCTGCGtcgtttgcttcttccgcttcttccgcttcttccgcttcgtccGCCTCTCCCGTctctcccgcttctcccatCTCGTCCACCTTacctgcttcccccccatggGTATCATCCCCACCCGGTTCGGCGCCTCCCCCCTGCGTCTGCTGCTCGTTCGTGCTGCCCCCCCCGTGGCTCCCAAAGAAGTATTCCGCCTCGTCATAGTTTCGCGGGAAGAAGTCCAAAACGAAGCCCCTAAATTTGCACTCATTGCTTTGCAGCTTTTGATAAAACAGGGACGTCAGGTCTGGGAGGGTCAGCTTGGAGCTTCCCATTCCGCTCCCCTTTGCGCTCCCCTTTGCTATCccctttgcgtttttttttttccccccctcatGTTCGCCATTTATCTCACTTAAGTACTGCTTGTAGTACTCGGGAAAATCATACCCCCTCTGCTTGCACTCCTCGATGAGGGAGGAGATTGAACACAGCTTTAAGTTGTAATggtgacatattttttttgcgatgaATGTTTTTCCCACTCCTGGCTGGCCCAGTATGAGGACCCTCAGCTGCTTCAGATTTCTGTATTGGCAGAACTCCTTGGCTAGggttgaaatatttttggtgAACCCATCGCAGCAGTGGAATGTGAATCCCTGTCCCTTTGCGCGCCCCTCCTGTTTGGTTCTCTTCCCCTTCGCGGGGTCTGCTTGGTTAGGCAGCTCGGCCAGGTCTGCATTTCCCTCATCATCCGGGTCGTCCGACCTGTCCACACCTCCGTTTTGATCACCTTGTTCACTTTTGTCATCTCcctcattttcttcatttcgttcACTTTGTTCATCTTGGTCACTTTGTTCATCTtccgcatttttttcatcttccccgtttttttcgtcttcccCCTGTTCACCGCGTTCACCGTGTTCAgcgccctccccccccaagtgcGAGCAGGCGAACCTCAAGTTGACGCACATCACCTCCGCGTCGTCATAGAGTAACGAATCGTGAGGAGAGACACTAAGGTAGGTGGAGTTTCCAGAAATGAAATTCCCGACCGTTTTAATGATCGTCTTCTGAGTTAGATGCTCGTTATCCACTGCTATGAGGTACTTGCACAGTGGTTGTCTCAAGTACAACTCCTTCACAAACTGACATAAACCTCTCACGTGAATGAGAggaatgaaattatttcctcTGTCTATTACTTGATTATCCCAACTTAGCCAagcatttttgaaaatgggaaaaaatacgttTTCTCCGTTTCCGTACAGGATTCCCGATGCCACTACATACGTGTTTAGTTTGTTCCTTGAGTTGAGCGATAAGATTAGCGTCTCGATGGTTTTGTGTTCTTCGTATTGTCTAGAGGGGATTCTCTTCATGTAGTCCTTTTCGGTGAAGACTTCCGGCACGTCGATGTGTTTGGTGGGTCCACCGGAGGGGGGGTCTTCCGCAAAGTTTTGCGTGGCTTTTTTGGCCGTTTTTGAGGCTATTTTTGAGGCTATTTTTGAGGCTATTTTTGAGGCTATTTTTGAGGCTGTTCTTTCGGCCGTTTCTTCCGCCGTTTCTTCCGCCGTTTCTTCCGCCGTTTCTTCCGCCGTTTCTTCCGCCGTTTTTTCGGCCGTTTCTTCCGTTGGGTTTcccgttttcccctttgtttGCCCCCCCGCTGCGCTGTAGGCACTCTCCGCCTGGCGCGAGAATTTCCTCTTAGTTTTGTTCCAAGTCATGACGGAGGAGATGAGCACCAAGGTGGTGTCCCTTTTCAGCTTCTCATACTTCACCTTCCGTATGATGTATTCTAATTCCTCCACGTTCGTATTGTGCAAATCGAAGATGATTAAATCGCATCGTAGCAACTGCTTCACTATGTTATCCTTGGGGATCTTCGACACAACCTTTGTGACCTTTCCATAGTCATACGTtagtccattttttgctttgcttgGCTCTACCACCGTTCCGTAGATCTCCGTCTTTTCGTTCCTCACCTCGCTGAAGGTTTCACACAGGCAGCTCCCTGTGTATGTGTTTACGTTGTGGATGAACACTCTCATTTGGGGGGTGACTGCCGAGGGGGAGGTGCGCAGTGGAAGGTGCGAAATGAAGGAGGCGTAGTGGACTCCCTAAAGTGGGCGACTCCCTGACGTGTGGGACTCCCTAACGTGGAGAACTCGCTCAGTCGTTAACCCGTCTTCACTTCCACGTAGGAACTCCTACAGTGAGCTCACTAAAGGAGTCCTACTCGAACTTCCCTACCGAGTATGCAGCGAATCCGTCTCAAGGCGTGTGGAGAGAAAGCCTTTTTTCGCTTCGCAAGATGGTCAATCGGACACAAAATTTTGTCGAGACAACGGACATGGGCAGGGACACACCTGGAGAACTTCCTCCCATGAGAGGTCAAACATGGACGTGTGACTCCTCACCCCTTTTCGCATTTCGATTTTTCCACAAACTGCTTCGAAAAAgaagcgagaaaaaaaaaattccccttttttggagaGCGTGACGGaaattttgggaaaaaaaaaaaaaatgcacacacgcGCGACGCGGAGGGAAAGGACGCGGACCCTTAAGTCATCGCGTGGCATGGTTTCGCGGAGGACCAGTTGCTTCGCATGCaagtgtacatatacacatatacacatatatatatgtatatatgtgcacgtgTACGATGGCGTAATGTAGGGTCCCCCTATTTAGCCATTTGCTGTTCAACTCTGAGGGGTAGAGAGCAGCGATATGATCGATCGTGGCGAATCGTGGGCACATACCTATCGATGGCTTCCACCAAGTAGCTAACCtcaatatatgtatgcacccATTCGCCATTGTAATGCGAGTTGTAGAAGCAGTGAAGTAATGTCCCCAAAATGGCGAAGTatgggaggaagaagtcaCGGTGggattagttttttttttcttttactaaCGAATGAGAGATATTAACGCGGTGTCACTGATAGACATGTAAATCGAGGCAGCAACGTGGAAGACAATCCCGCTCCTTTTGTTCAAACCTCCTAACAAGTGAACACACAACTGGTGCCATTTTCTACACCTTTTTGAAAATCCCCATGGAAAAGGGTCGCCGCCGTGTGCAATCATTTCCATAGGGACGAACAGCCACGTGGCGATGGTTATAAATTTGAGGGTTAAGTGAAGGAAGAGTGGAATGACCCTCTCTACAGACGGGTGTAATATACTCGCCGTTAAATTTCCAACGCGTCGTCAATTAGTTTAGCCATTTGTGCAGTGCGGCACGTTCTTTTTGCGATCTGTTATTGTTATTCCTTcccgcaatttttttttttttttttttgttcacttggTCCTGTCCACTGCCTCTGCTCCACTCGCGCCTGGCACATGTTTACCAACCAGCGTCCGCCAACTGGAGGGATAACTTACTCGATGGAAACGCAAAGGGGGAGATCAAAAGGAACAACATATCTAATGGtggtgggggaaaaacgcTTCACGAGGAGTTAACCACGGAGAGATGGGCAGTTTGGCTGAACGTGCACTTCACAGGGAAGAAGGCGCCACAAGGAGAGGATAAAACGCGGTGCGTGAAGGCGGCTAAATCGGTGAACTAGGTGTTCCGGGAGGGGGCCTCCTCCTTTGTTCATTCTTTGGCCCATTTtttcgcccatttttttgccccctttttggcccattttttcgcccatttttttgccccctttttggcccattttttcgcccatttttttgcccactttttcgccccctttttattactattttttttttttgccttccaGAACATCTTGGTGATCGCTTTGTCGCCATTTGAATCTGCGCACTCTACACCTTCTAAACCTcctacactttttttttttttttacttttccccCACGGTGCGCAGAGCTAGGATGAACGCATCATCGCACAGAGAGTAACtgccaaggggggggaggtagAGTACAGTACTCCCCCCGATTGGCACCATACATATAGTGGCAACCTTACGCAGTGCAAAGTTGCTCGTTgcgcgagaaaaaaaaaaaaaaatcttacGTGCTTCTTACCCACCGGGGGGAAGGTTTTACAAAACGATTAAGCGAAGTCCCCATGTGTCGAAGTGAGCCGACTGGAATTGCATCTCTTCGAAaacgaagatgaagaaaagtGCGCTGTGGGAGTGGGGTTGCCTTACCTTGtttacgtgaaaaaaaaaaaaaaaaaacgttaagGGAGCACTGTGCTGGTAAGTAAGAAAACGTAATCGCATGTACATAGGCACGCACGTGTAGTGTAGTGTACGTAGGTGCGCTGGGAGGTACCATTATTCATATGTTGGCTTCTTTACCGGGACATTGGCCACACGCATGAGCCGAAAGTGAACCAGCTTGCCCTCTCCGTCAACATCGAATCAGTGTAGTAAACACGCAAGCTTTGAGCTTTACAAGTTAGGCGAGCGAACTCTCcccatacgtacgtacatgggtacataggtacatacataggtacatacgtacatacgtacttACTTACGTACATCCGTGGCTTATGCCGCTTGAAGAGCCAGCCTTCCCCCTGTTTGCTCAGTACCAACCCACAAGGAAATTCACCTTGGCGGAAAACcagagcaaaaaggaaactaGCGAAAAGCGACTCAAATAAACTAGTAAGTTATCAAAAGAGTCACGTGAAAGAAGGATATATCCCCCCTCTCCTGAAAATGAGCGAGGTAAGAAGATTACAGGTTGTGATATCATCAGGGGGAGTTaaccccctcccccacaaAGGAGAGTTATTTAGCCACTCCGCACACAAGCACCAATTAGTTCCTCCCCTGTTGTGTATGTTATTCGGGTCCCTCCGGAGAGTTGCTACACTGTGTGGTGCATgagaggaggagaaataatttggcattttattttgttccttttttttgttaaactgCGAAATGGGAAAGACCATTTCAtagcacatattttttttttttttttttttgcgctccGATCAGGTAATTGTCCCACGGAGTTTCCGCCTGCTGGACGAGTTGGAGCGTGGGCAGAAGGGAAACGTTAGCGAAGGAGTGTCTTTCGGACTGGAGAGTGCCGATGATATTACTCTTTCGAATTGGTCTTGCACCATATTTGGACAACCGGGGACTGTCTTCGAGAACAGGATTTACTCGCTCACTATATTCTGTGGCGACAGCTACCCCGACGCGCCCCCCACGGTGAAGTTTGACACGAAGATAGAGATGTCCTGCGTGGACGGCGCCGGCCGGGTGAGTCATTTGGTGTGCTGAGCGGCTCACAGAAGGATGAGCAGTCGGCCCACTTGACGCAGTAATGCGGGCGGTTATGTTATTTTGCGTATTTGATTATTTGTTTGTGTGTTTGTTTGcgtgtttgtttgtttgtttgtttgtttgtgtgTTCGTTTGCTTGCTTGCTTGCttgcttttttgcttattttttttttatttccccccccccccccccgaTGCACAGGTCGTTAAGAACAACTTgcagattttaaaaaactggAACAGGAACTACACAATAGAAACCATTTTAATCGCGCTCAGACAGGAAATGCTGTCAAGTGTCAACAAGAGGTTGCCGCAGCCCAACGAGGGAGAAATGTACTAATTGGAATGAggcccattttgtttatcaCCACGGAGGGGACGAAGGGGGAGAGACGGAA is part of the Plasmodium cynomolgi strain B DNA, chromosome 8, whole genome shotgun sequence genome and harbors:
- a CDS encoding hypothetical protein (putative); protein product: MFMNTLHHAKLWRTAFMKTRGIFQNEAYSAFKGSEKKRRVTNVYDHVQAKQEKSKKGASSPNIGTEENAQEAKSQQMEVPPVRSKHEEQFNQTFSTFYVDKNVFFLVGCVSSLYSVFMYDFFTNRKTVNILACIVHALFIFLQVCVLAIKSSANLEENKQSVH
- a CDS encoding hypothetical protein (putative); its protein translation is MMNLPEEEIIKGHNDESGFERRHKKYVKENCRNDYFEFDQKKSIEDYFLEKDIDVFNVHINKDSSLDDVLTNIYIYIEKNIKFDNFLPSVEEILKEKLQKEEKELSLEKEKLLKKENELIGEEINKNEELIKAEKKRQELLLEHQQQYFHNQSIPLRFYLIKNILPILTDALIHICRTKPKNPCLHIAQYLLENAHKYNVEEAALDVLRSEELGADGAGVHR
- a CDS encoding ubiquitin-conjugating enzyme E2 (putative) — protein: VIVPRSFRLLDELERGQKGNVSEGVSFGLESADDITLSNWSCTIFGQPGTVFENRIYSLTIFCGDSYPDAPPTVKFDTKIEMSCVDGAGRVVKNNLQILKNWNRNYTIETILIALRQEMLSSVNKRLPQPNEGEMY